The Candidatus Finniella inopinata genome contains the following window.
ACAAATATACATGGTCACAGGGGGTATTCCTTATTATCTCTCAAAAATTGAGAAGGGATTATCGGCAACACAAAATATAGAAAATTTAGCTTTTCAACCAAAAAGCTTTTTGGCGCAGGAATTTGATAATCTATTTTCCTCATTGTACGAGGACTATGAGAGTTATGTTGACATTATTCGTCTTATTGCAACTCGCCGCTATGGAATAGGACAAGAGGAGATATTACAAAAACTTGGCAAAAATATGCAGGGCAAGCTAGGACTCAAAAGATTAAAAGATCTGCAAGATTCGAATTTTATTATTAGCTTTATGCCACAGTTTCACAAAAGAAGAGGAATTTATTACAAATTAATTGATGAATATACTCTTTTTTACTTGGATTGGATAGAGCCAATAAACACAACTTTATTGACAAAAGGTCATATGAAAGGATATTGGGAAAAACAGTACAATTCTGCTGCTTGGAATAGTTGGTCAGGGTATGCCTTTGAATCTGTTTGCTACAAACATCTTCCTCAAATAAGCCAAGCTCTTAACATGAGCCCTACATCAGTACCGAATACATGGCGATATACTCCCAAAAAAGGCTCTGCAGAACAAGGAGCTCAAATTGATCTTTTATTTGATAGAGATGATGATTGCATCACCATGTGTGAGATTAAATATACTGAGAAACCCTATGCAATCGATAAGCATGAAGCTGCTAGCCTAAATCAGAAAATAGCTATTTTTAAAGAAAAAACGCGCACAAAAAAACAAATATTTTTAGCAATCATTTCTGCAAATGGGATTAAGAAAAGCATTTATTCGGAAGAGATGATAGATGGCGTTGCTGTTCTGGATGATTTATTCAAATAAAAACAACCAAGATAGATAGACAACAAAACGTATAATTTTAGTTACGGAAAGCAGTAGTAATACCGAGCACGCAACAGTCTCAAATAACACCTACAAAAAAGACAGATCTCAAAACAAAAGAATACTCTTCACCTCCTCAATTTGTACTTATTTG
Protein-coding sequences here:
- a CDS encoding AAA family ATPase, with protein sequence MKIIGRDAELKILKQILTSNIPEFLAIYGRRRVGKTFLIRSFFEVEKAIFFNATGSKDGTLSEQIRHFTQEIGRVFYHNVELKEEKNWDLTFEKLTAAFNTVPKNKKIVLFLDEFPWMATQNSRLLQTLEYYWNQHWSRDKRIKLIICGSSASWIIEKIVNNKGGLHNRLTRSIYLEPFNLRDSKRFLNFIGVKFNNDQILQIYMVTGGIPYYLSKIEKGLSATQNIENLAFQPKSFLAQEFDNLFSSLYEDYESYVDIIRLIATRRYGIGQEEILQKLGKNMQGKLGLKRLKDLQDSNFIISFMPQFHKRRGIYYKLIDEYTLFYLDWIEPINTTLLTKGHMKGYWEKQYNSAAWNSWSGYAFESVCYKHLPQISQALNMSPTSVPNTWRYTPKKGSAEQGAQIDLLFDRDDDCITMCEIKYTEKPYAIDKHEAASLNQKIAIFKEKTRTKKQIFLAIISANGIKKSIYSEEMIDGVAVLDDLFK